From Nicotiana tabacum cultivar K326 chromosome 22, ASM71507v2, whole genome shotgun sequence, one genomic window encodes:
- the LOC142176112 gene encoding uncharacterized protein LOC142176112, with protein MAQKMSDPGSFTIPCTIGIYAFANALCDLGASINLMPLAIYTKLGIGRARLTSILLQLADRMVKRPTGILDDVLVQVGKFVFPADFVILDYQVDEEIPIILGRPFLATGRALIDCETIELKMRLNDEKVIFNVQQYMRRPSEYANCSLVEVVDVILHEDDVTLTAKDLLEACLTNLEEMDGEGLAELVMELEGQGFWKKEPQFESLELEKRSTPPAKPLVEKPPKLELKLLPSHLRYIFLGPDSTFPVIISFGLLDVQVEQLLKVLQECKTAIGWTMADIKGIRPTFYMHKILLEEGHKHSREHQRRLNPNMKEVVKKEDHPFVFSNDCRLAFEELKKILVTAPIIVAPNWSYLIGSKVIVYTDHATIRYLIERKESKPRLIRRVLRLQEFYMEIRDRKKTENQVADHLSRLEGAEKNVEVEDITEIFPDEQLLEMTMEEAPWYADIANYLASDNMIRRCIPEKDQNSVLQACHASPYGGHFGGIRTTAKVLE; from the exons ATGGCTCAAAAGATGTCTGACCCAGGTAGCTTTACTATCCCATGCACTATTGGGATTTATGCCTTTGCAAATGCATTATGTGACTTAGGAgccagcataaatttgatgcctctGGCTATATACACCAAATTgggcattggcagagctagacTGACTTCGATACTGTTGCAACTGGCTGATCGCATGGTTAAAAGGCCAACTGGGattcttgatgatgtgttggtacaaGTGGGGAAgtttgtgttccctgcagactTTGTTATTCTGGATTATCAAGTAGACGAGGAGATACCTATCATTTTAGGGAGGCCATTCTTAGCCACTGGGAGAGCACTGATTGATTGTGAGACTATAGAATTAAAAATGAGGCTGAACGATGAAAAAGTCATATTCAATGTTCAGCAATACATGAGGAGACCCAGTGAATATGCTAATTGCTCCTTGGTGGAGGTAGTGGATGTGATCCTACACGAAGATGATGTGACCTTGACGGCTAAAGATCTATTAGAGGCTTGCCTGACAAATTTAGAGGAGATGGATGGTGAAGGGTTAGCTGAGTTGGTCATGGAACTTGAAGGCCAAGGATTCTGGAAAAAGGAACCTCAGTTCGAGTCCCTTGAGTTAGAAAAAAGGTCTACACCTCCAGCAAAGCCATTAGTAGAGAAACCACCTAAGCTGGAGCTGAAACTGCTCCCATCTCACCTCAGGTACATTTTCTTAGGCCCTGACTCTACTTTTCCTGTCATTATATCATTCGGTTTGCTAGATGTGCAGGTAGAGCAACTCCTAAAGGTACTACAAGAATGTAAGACTGCCATTggttggaccatggcagacataaagggtatcCGCCCGACCTTCTATATGCACAAGATTCTCTTGGAAGAAGGGCACAAACATTCCAGAGAACATCAACGAAGGCTGAACCCGAATAtgaaagaggtggtgaagaaggaa gatcaccCCTTTGTATTTTCTAATGATTGTCGGTTAGCATTTGAGGAATTGAAGAAGATATTGGTGactgcacccatcattgttgcacccaactg gtcatacttGATTGGCTCAAAAGTTATTGTTTACACTGATCATGCAACAATTAGGTACCTGATAGAAAggaaggagtcaaagccacgtTTGATTCGCCGGGTTCTTCGGTTACAAGAATTCTATATGGAGATACGTGACAGAAAAAAGACAGAGAACCAAGTGGCTGACCACCTCTCACGGTTGGAAGGTGCTGAAAAGAACGTAGAGGTTGAGGATATAACAGAGATATTCCCGGATGAACAGTTACTAGAAATGACAATGGAGGAGGCACCATGGTATGCTGACATTgctaattatttagcaagtg ataacatgatccggcGGTGTATCCCTGAGAAAGATCAAaattctgttttgcaggcttgccatgcCTCACCATATGGTGGGCACTTTGGAGGAATTCGGACAACAGCTAAGGTGTTGGAGTAG